In the Canis lupus dingo isolate Sandy chromosome 28, ASM325472v2, whole genome shotgun sequence genome, cagactaGGCTCTGGCTTCTCCATGCTGAGGGCCCAAGCTGGCGTAGGCGGAGGGTGGTGTATGTTCACTTGTACAAGCACCTGCCAGCACTGCCCTTCCTGTGTACCTCACTGTACACTGCCTGGGTTTATAAAGTAGTCAAGTGGCTCATCCCAGAGGCTGGCTGTGGTGGCAGAGATGCTTTACAGGACAGGGGTCACATCCCATCTGTGTAGTGACGGGAACTAGGAAAGCTAGGAGAGAGGCTGCAGTGTCTGCCACCAGTGGGAATGGCTCCCATGGCCCAGGCCCACACTAAGGGGTGAGCACCCTTGGGTGGCACCTCCAACAAACCTTAGCCACCTCCTAGCCCTGGTTGGATACTGCCAAAGGCCAGTGGTTCCTGAATTTTCTGCTTGGAGGCTCTAGTCAAGATGCAATGTTCCCTGCCAGGCCTTGGGGGTGGAGCTTCTATTCACATGCACATCTTCTCAGCCCCACTTAAGAACCTGGTTTcctggagcacttgggtggctcaatggttgagctctgcctttggctcagggtgtgatcccggggtcctgggatcgagtcctgcatcaggctccctgcagggaacctgcttctccctctgcctaggtctctgcctctctctgtatctctcatgaaaaaataaaatctttaaagattttaaaaaagaacctggCTTCCAGTTGCCAGCAGGGATACAGAAGAAGCAGGGCAGGTTGATGGCAGGCCTAGCAAGGAGGAGGTTCTATGGAGTACCCAGTAACTATGGGCCCAGGCCCTCCCatggagaagggggaaggggagcctACTGGCTCTGGCTGGCACTATCAGGCAGCTGGTTACAGAATCCTGGGGCCTGCCTCCTCCACAGCTGGACCAGAGGCCCCACAGCACCTCTTTTTTCACTCCACAGATGaactcccctccccactgctgccACCCTGGTCCAGCCCCTGCCTGCCACCATCTTTTGCCTGGATGAGGAGAGCGCCTCATCATAGGGCTCCCACTTTTGCACCCACCCCATAGATGTCCCCACAGAGCAGCCTGCAGAAATGAAGGCAGAATATAGGCTTCCTCTGCTGAACCCCTAAGCCCCAGGGTCCTATCCTCTGAGAATAAAACCCACAGGCTTCCTCAGGGTCTCCGCCCAGTTCTTGGGGCATCCGCAGGACCATGCCCTATCAGGTATGGCAGGCCCACCATCCCAAATCTCAGTCCAACTAAATTAGCACTTCTTCTCCACTCTGCTAAACTGCCCCTGTGCCTTTGCAGCCCTCCGCCTGCTGCCCTCCCTGGAAGGCAGCTCCGCGAAGACTGGGGGGGGTTGCTCACAGCATCCTCCTGGTGGGTGAGGATGCATTAGCTGCTTGTGGGCTACAGGACATTCAGCATCAGGGTGCCCTGTgcacccctccccacacctcccagCTTCCCCAGGCCAGAGGGCAGCCCCCTGCAGGGCCTCCAGGAGGGTGCACTCTAAGCGCGAGGCCCTGCTCAGAGCCTCACCGGGATTTTGAAGgcatccacagagacctggttcTCCATGGAGTCCAGTGAGGGCCGGCGGGCGCCTGATGAGGAGTAGCTGACTGGGAAGGCCTGGGCGGGCCGGCGGAAGGTCATTTCGGCAGAGGCGATGGGCGGCTTGTGGGCATTCTTGTGGTAGCGGTGGATGCAGAAGGTGGAGAGCAGCATGGAGACGATGAAGGAGAAGAGCACAGCCGCTGCAATCACCGTGCGGCAGAGCTCATCACACAGTGGGTCTGTGGGCAGGGGTGGCTGTGAGGGGCAGCGCTCCGGAAGGGTGCCCCAGGATCCACAGCTGGAAGGCTGCTGTGGCAAACTGAGCAGCTGGCAAGTGCTGCTGGCGTCAGGATGTGAGAGAAATGCAGACACTCACACGGCACTGATTATTTGGCGGGGACTGTGCGTTATGTTTGCCCTACAGAGACTGCTGTCACCCTCCTACAGAAGGGCCAAGAGGTCCAGGGAGTTTAAGCagcctgcctgaggtcacacagcagaggcAGCATATGCAACGACTGCACCGGCCGTGGAACACTGCACCAAAGCCAGCTGGCCCTGGAGCACTGGTGGGAGGCAGACTCCCTCCTCTGTGTTCCTGatgtcttttgtattttctttatgaaactgggagagggaaggaaagtggCTCTGGACCTAGCACCATGCAGCAACAACTCAACTAGGAGAAAAAATCCTTGGGCTCAGTCATGAAAGCTCCCAGGGTGCCCAGGCCCATGCTGCCCACTGTACCTGCTAGCGTGGAAGGAACATCTGCAGGCTTGGGCTGGCAGGGGCGGGGGTTCTGATCTATGGTGCTGGGGGCCCAGACAAGGCCCTGGTCAAGGACAATCTGAGTAGATGCCGAATTATTTGGTGgaagaactttctttctttcttttttttttttttttggtggaagaACTTTCCAGCCCAACCTTAGTCACAGAACTTTGGGCCAGAAGTCACTCTGTAGAGGCCCTGACCTAGACCTGTCTACACAGATTGGGGAATCAAGGcccagaggaaaggaagagggtcTTTTGGGTTTCACCTGCTTTCCTGCAATTTCCTCCCTGGCTCACTGGGGCTCAGGGAGGTGTGGGGAGCCCTGCCCGGCAGCAGTGCCCCCACTACCCACTCACCCTGGCTGTCTTCAGGCTCGCAGAAGCACTTCTTCTCTTCAGGAAAACAGTTGCAGATTCCGAAGCCAGCTTTTATCCCCCAGCGGTCCCCTGGCTCATGCCCACCGATGATGCTGCCACCTCCTGGTGACAGATGCAGCCCACTAAGCCTCCTGGTGTGACTGGACAAACCAGGACCACCCAGGCGGAAGCATGAGAGGTCCCTCCCCACATGATGTCAGCATCCTCAGACTTGGGGAGGGCAGTGAACTCTGAAATCTGGGAAACCTGGGCAGGAATCAGCACAGTCTGCCCCCAGTCCAGGTCCCTGGCACCAGCAGATGGGATCAGGAACCCACAGGCTGCCCAGGGTCCTTGCTGAGGTTACTTTACAAAAGCACAGAAGGGGCAGCAGGGATACAGGAGAATCAGGGATTAGGAGCTGTACCCAAGTCAGCTGGCCAGAGAGACACTGGAGAGTGTGGGTCAGGGCACCAGTCTCCAGAGTTTTGATGGAGCAGAGCCCTTTATTCCAAGGAAATGTCAGAAAGTCTTGGTATATGAGACTCAGGAATGAGGCTGGTCTGGCTGAAGTAGGGGTGGGAGTCCAAGCCTCTCCCATTGGCTGGCTACCCCTACCCATGCCAGGCCCTTGAACTTGGTGGGCCCAGTGGTTGCTTACGGAGGCAGTCCTGGGGGCAGATGTTGACATTCCTGCTCTCTACAGCATCACAGTGGCCATCAGGGCAGGTCTTGACATTGGGGGAGCAGGTGGAGAAGTTTCTGGTGATCCCTATAATACACACGGCAGGCCAGTCACTACCATCTGGGAGTACCCACCTTGGTCAGACTGCCAGAGCCAGAAGGCGGCATCCCAGGGCCTCCCTGGCCAACCCTGACCCCTCCAGAGGAGCAAACTGAGGCTGGAGCAGAGATTCCATAAGTGGGATCCTTGTGGAGGGCACAGTGTGGACCTGGCTGCTGTCTATGTACCAGTCTTACTGCCTGGGGCCACATGGCCTGGCCTGGGGCCTTCCAGCTAGAGCCTGTCTTCTGCACATCCCAACTTTGGCTCAGACATTCCCAAACCCAAAGGGCCCTGTGGTCCCACAATGATGAAGAGCCTGAATGTCCTTGTGCTGCTCATACTCTGCACTCACGCCCACCCTCTCCTTGCATCAGGAACTACAAGTGGGGACAGGGCTCTGGACAACAGAGGTGCAGAAGGGAGGGCCATCACAGCAGCCAGCAGGCCCACATGGACCCCATTTCCACTCAGCCACCATTACCCCTCTCGAATGCCTGGCCATAGGCCTGGCTCTGTGTGGGGCCTACCTTTGCCATCTCCCTGTCTCCACTCGCACTTGCCCGTCAGAGAGCCCAGGCCGCCGCACTCTTCACACTCAGGCCGTCTCTTGCTGACTGCACAGGACAGGGGGCAGCCTGGCTCCTCAGCCACATCTGCAGGTGGCAGAAACTGGTCAGAGGGGGCTGGCCTGGACCCAGTGTCCAGCCAGCATCCAGGGGCAGCCTTTCTCATGGGTGAGCCCAGAAGGGCAGGAGTGCCTTAGCACTAGGACACAGGGCAGTGATGGGGCCCCTTGAAGAAGAGGGCTGGGACCGCAGTCATGGCAAGGTGGGGTAAGTATGGAGGGAGGATGTGCGGTAGCTAGTGGCTAGACTCAGCCAAAAACACACACGCCAGTTAAacctgaatttcagataaacactGAATACTCACTTTGTGTAACTGTGTCTCTAATACCGCATGGACATACTTAGAAGTCTGCCTTCTAAGAGACTCTGCAAAGGTTACATAGGACATACAACAAAAAATTGCTTGTTCCTTACCTGAAGGTTAAATTTAACCAGGGTCTTGTATTTTATAAGGCAGCCCTAAAGCAAGTGCATGTACAGAATGCATGGGCGGTGGTGATGGGGAGTAGTGACCATCTACTATGCGGTCACTCTGGGCTACACTGTTTTATCCTCCCAGCCTGGCTATGCAGGGTGCACTGTTATTCTCACTTTATAGGGAAGGATACTCAGGCAGTCTCAGGGACGTTACCAATAGGCGAAGGGGGACAGGCCTGGCCCCTTCTGTGTGTGAAAAGCCCGTAGTTTTACCACACCCTGCCTGTCCCGACCCTCCATGGGCCCTGGCACTCACATGTCCCCTCCACGGTGACGACCAGCGGGGCCTGGGTCTGCCTGCGGGTTGGCCGGTCGGCAGCCACCACTGTGTACTGGAGTTGAGAACAATCGAGCCGCTGCAGGGCTTCCGTGTCATTCACGTACAGGGTCCCTGTGGTGTCCTCGGCTGACGTGACCACCCCCAGGACGCTACAGTTGGTGCTGGAGAGCTGCAGCTTGTACTGCACGTGGATGCCACTGAACTCCTGGCAGTTTTCCACACAGACTTTCCCAATCTAGGCATGGGGCACAGGGAATGCCTCAGTTGGGTGGTGCACTGGCCTGTGATGGTGGCCGGAGGGGTTTCTGGGCAGCCTGAAACCTGAACAGTCCCCTACCAGGTCCAGGAATGACAAGTCCCTGTATTCCATGCCCCTGGAACTGGCAGACCCATCCACTTGCCTGGCCCTGGTTCCGTCCATcacaccaccacccacccctgctcctggGAGCCAGAGGTGAAAGGACACAGGCACTGAGGTTTGGTTTAGAGACTGCCTCAACGATGCCCCTTCTCCAGCTCATTCTTTATTCACTCACTTGTTTTGACATGGAGGCCGAGTgggtccctcttcctcccctcccctcccctctcctggccAGGCCACATTTGTTCTGGAGACCACCAACTGCCATCCTTACTCCAAGTGGCTGGGGTGCTCCACCCCCTACCCAGGCTACCTGCCGGGGCAGTGAGAGCACTGCACTGGGGGCCACATGATTCATGTACCATAGTTGCCTGTCCTACAGCTCCAGGGGGCCTTCCTGGGACTGTGGCTGGAAGCCCTGGGAAAGACAAAATGCTTCTCCTGGGGATGCTAGGCTGGTAGTACCATTGCTGGGTCCTGGAGCTGGGCAGCTGAAACtctcctttctatcctttggCCACTTGAGTTAGAATGAGAGTTTCAGAGGCTTAAACCCAGACTCTGACTAGTTAaggctggggggcagagggcaggggtggggcagggggaggctctGCTTGCAGCCACTTAGCAGGTCCCTGCTCAGCCTTGCtcaggcccagggcagagccaTGCTCCTCTATACCCAAGCCTGACTCCACAGCAAAACCACCTCTTGGATGGTGGCTGTCCCAGCACATCCCCATATAAAATGTGCTGGCTTCCACTCCCCCATGTGGTCCTCCAAATTGCCCAGGCCACTATCCTCAATTTACAATCATAAAGCCTGGAGAGGGGGTGAAAGATCACAGTGAGGGTGAGGCTACATTGGGACTCAGGTCCCTATGATCTTTTGAGTGTGTTGGAGTACACGTCTTCTGCAGTGCTTGTTCCCATTCCGTAGCTCCTTGGAGACCCTTCGGGCCCCTCTGCCTTGCCACCTCTCACCATTCTTGACCTCTGCCTCCATAAAAGACCTTGGATGGCAGGTCAGGGAGCTGGGACATGTCCAAGGGTGGGGTCCTTTGTGTTTTGGACCTGGGTAGCTGTCAGGGCTGGAGGGGGCACGGGAACCAACCACAGAGACAGGAACAACTGGAAATAGCCCTAAGCAGGACCTTCTGAAGGGGATGTGTCTGAAGCCACTCCATCAGGAAGGAGCAGAAAGTCATATGCATGCTGCAATTCCAAGTAAAATTACAAAAGTCCTTAAGAGAAATATTCTAGAAAGAACTGTACCAAAATGATAAGCACTAGCTGACATGGTGAGAAGGGATCAGTCCTCTCCGTCCCTTGTCTTCTTTAATGGATACTTATTACTTTATGTTTTTTCCACTTCTAATTGTTTTCCAACGACAAACACAAGATAGACTCTAGTAAACGCACTTGCAGCAGGTAAAGTGGAAGTGTTCCCAGCCTTTCCCCGCAGAGGGCGCCACTGCTTACTGCCTGCATTTACAGATGTGCAAATTCCATTAATGAAAATTTGGTTTTGAACATAAGGAGCCACATGAGGCCCGTATTTTTACAAACCACTTTCTGGTTAATAATTTACCAGGAAGATTTAAGTCTACCATATGTAGATCTAGCTGGCATTGCTCTTATGTTAGGACAAAACACGTTTTAAAGATAAGAATGGAAGAGGGCAAAAAGGAGACCCCTGGTGaccaccacccctgcccaggACTCTACCAACTCCGCCATGGTCCAGCTTCCCCAGACCTGTGCCCATGGCTCCCCCTGGGCCACTCTGTGTACTCACTCCAGGGAAGGAGGATCTCTCAACCCCAGCCCTGCTTGCAATCTGTTAAACAGAGTGCCCTCCCATTGGGGGTCCTCTGCCCCTGCAGGCCTCTTCCCAGGCCAGGCATCGGGCTGCAGGCTCACCTGGGCAAAGCGGCGGGCCCGTCTGCTCACAGTGAAGGTGTAGGCGCTGGGTAAGTGCAGGCTGACAGGCAGCACCGTCACGTTGAAGTGGAGCAAGAGGATGCCCTCCCCGGGACCCTGGAAGTCCGAGTCATTGACCAGAACGGCCAGCTGCAGGGAGCGGCTCTCCGAGATGGGGAGGCTCCGGTTGAGAACCAGCCCTGTGGGTGGGAGCACACTGATGACTCCCTAATTGCTGCAGGCCTAGGACCACTGCTCCATGCCACTGCGGGCCTCCTCCCAGCCACATGCCTGGCATGCACACCCATGTGTGCAAACAGACTTTCACACTTATGCTGTGTGGATAACAGACTTGGCAGGTGGTGTTAAGTTAGAACCACTGTTTAAATGTTGGCCCTGTGCTGAGCTGGAAGCCAAGAGAACCCTTCATAGCTGGGAGGTAACCTGTACATAAGTATGGTATGTAGGTACATGTGTGgtggggtgtctgtgtgtgttgtgtatagggtctacatgtgtgcatgtatacatggAGTATGTATGTGTGGGGTATAGGCATACACAAGATAAAGATCTACCACCACTGAGGCCCTGGGAAGACTATACTGGCCTCCATTCCTCCAGAGCCTGGAGCCTGCACGTTTCTGCACCTGCTATATGCCATGGCTATGGTCCTAGTTTTGCAGAGACAGAAGGATAGGGGCGGGGAGGTTTTCGTACACATGCTGTATACAATGAGTGAGCCTGGGCAGGGATAACATCTTCCCTTGTACAGGGCAGGAGACTTTCAAAGGCTCAATGGGGGTGGAGAGGATGAGAAACAAACAGGATAGGTCCAGGCACAAAGGGGTAATGGTACCAGCGATTCTGGGATCCCTCAGAAGCAGATCTCAAAACAAGGATTCAAGTGCAAGTTGGGTATTTGGAAGGTGATTCTAGAAAAATATGGGCAGCAGGGTGGAGGAGGCAAGGCAGCTGATGAAGGTGCCCCAACCTGCAGGTGAGCACCATGCACCCCTGGAGCTTAGTTCTGTGGTACATTCCAGAAACCAGATAGGACAATCTTTGTGGAATCCTCTGACTCAAGCACACAGAGCTGCCATTATATACTAACCTACTAGTAGAGAGCTATGGGGACAAGGGAGAAATAATCCCCAAGCACTTAGGCACCTTGGGGGCCCACAAAGCAGAGGCCAGAGGAAGGCCTCAGGCAATGATGTATATGTTTGTAGTGGGCAGTGAGCCCTGGCACAGTCAGCATGGGGAAGTCCATCTGCCAGGAGGCAGCTCAAGGAGAGAAGAAAGCCTGTAAAAACCCACCAATGTGGCCAAGATGAGCCCAGTAGAGACAATGAAGGGCTGGGTAGGGTGGAAGGATCTGTAGCCTGGGGCTCAGAGGGCCAGGacaagtgtctgtgtgtgtagggTGCTGTTGGAAGAGTGGACTGCCAGTTCCCTAGGGGGCCCAGCCAGGCCATGCCTGGCCCCTCTTACTGTAGTCATGCACAGTTGCCCGCACAAAGCTGCCGTTGGCCTGGACCAAGGTCTCGTTGGGTGAGTGTTCCACACGAAATGTCTGGAGggcccaggcatccccagggaATAGTGTACTTGTGTATCGCCTCAGGAGCTCCCCAGATGCTGGTACCACGTCCGCGTCAAAGACATGTATTGTGGCCACCACAGTGCCCTGCAGACAACAGGATGCCAGTCAGAGCTGGTGAGAGGGACCCCTCAGAGACCCTGGAGCCTGAGACTTCAGAAGGGCACATGCCCCACAGGTGGGCCAAGCGTATGTAATCAGAGCCAACTCTAACAACAGACTGACCTGTGTTAGAGTTCCCGTGGGGTCCCTTGCAAGTCTGGCCCAGTCACCATCCCTAGGCCACTGTGCCTCACCTGTGCAACAGGTGTGATAGGCATCTACAGACTTCCGGTAGGAAGAGACTTTTAAAGCAGATGTCCAGGTGCTCTGCTGACAGGCTTTACCAGGTCCCTTAGGAGAACAGTAAGCCAGGCCACCCAGGGTGGGGTTAGCTCTCTGTCACATTGAGATAGTTGGCAGAACCAGAGTCAAGCCCCGGTGTACACCAGAATGTTCTCCTCCAAATACCTTCCATATACCAGGCTGGAGGGGATCACAAGAAAAGTTCAGAGCAGTCACAGGGCATATTTGCTTTCACTGCTAATTAGACTCTGTTGTCACCCCAAGGCAAGCCCTTTCAAGCTTATGGGGTCTTTACCAATGAGCTGTGCTTTCCTCCCGCCAGCCCATCCACCAAACCAGCACCCGGGGTGCGTGGAGAGGCAGGTAAGAACACCCATCTCCCATTGTGCCCCTCGCCGGCCGGCTGCAGGACGCCCAAGGCCCAGCAGGTGGCAGTCACGCTCCACCAGTGAGGACCAGCGCCCGGGCAGGCCGAGGTGGGCGGAGCCGTGCTGGGAGATCTCAGACCTCCAGTGAGGGCTGACAGCCGTGGAAGGGAGTGCCCTCCTGGGCAACTGTCCTCTCCCCGCCGCGGGTAGCACCGCTGTGCCTACCGGCAGCGGCACAGGTGCGCCCCGGTACCTGACGCAAGCGCTTGGCCTTGACAGCCTGGTCAGGCACATGCTAGGCATCCAGGGTCCCCGGACACTCGTCATAGGCAGCTGGGCTgacctcccctctcctctgctacCCTCGAGACAGGCAGAAAGCCCCAAGAAAGCCCTGGGCCGACAAATGAAAGACACATATCTGGAAGGATGGTCAGCCACGTGGCGATGGCGAGACGGACACCTGAACGGATCAAGAATAAATGGTGGACGGAGTGGCAGACACCCCACAGATGGACGACAGACAAGACACAAGCACAGGCGTGGCAGACAGGCACCTCCTTCCTCTTGAACTCCACCACGGCGCTGGCAGTGTCGAAGCCCCCGAGGAAGGTGGGCGCCGAGTCGTCCTCGTCATACACGGTCACGGGGAAGGGCACCATCACCACCTCCTCTTTACGCGCACCGACGCGCACGGTGCACGCGGCCACCAGCTCATACTTCTCCCGCAGCTCACGGTCCAGGGCCCAGCGTGTGCTCACCTCCAGGCTGTCCGGGGCGCAACGGAAGGGCAGATTCTCACCTACACACCAAGCAGACCAGGAACCCCAACATGACTTCCCTCCAGGAATCAGGGTGAGCTAGCTGTCTTTTTCTGGGCCCGCCAGGAGTGGCcgcaggggaggggggctctgCGGGTCCAGGTTGGGGACCATGCCAGCCCTGCCCTGAGCTCCTCCTCCGGGGCTCCAGAttaggggaggggcacagagctCCAAGCACCTGTATGCAGTGATGCTGTGCACTAATGAGCTTTCCTGTGCCTGCCAGTTTCCCCACCTCCAtactgatgggggagggggaacacTAGCTCAACCAGGCTGTGGGCCCAGACATACAGCTCCTAGCACTGGctggcttttgaaaaaaaaaaaacaggagatttttaaattacagaactAGTATGTGCTCATTTTagagaacaagagaaataaaGCCACTATTCCACCATCTGaaaacaaacatggtggactttTAGTGTGTGACTGGAAGTTAACACACAAATACTTCCAATTGCCTTCTTTGTACCCCCACTTTACACCTCCTGGCTGTGTGATCCCCGACTGGTTGTTccgcctctctgtgcctcagtttcctcaccagaAGACAGGATAGATGAAGGAGCATGCCTGCTCCTCTCACTAGGCATTGCCATATGGTCAGTGATTCGTGTCACTGGTGAGGGGAGGACCAGTCATGATAGCACACTCTTCAACCCAAGCCTGTCCTGAAATTCATCCTTCAGGAATAACTCATCCTTcaggaaaaagggggaaatgcTGAGGGCTTGAAGGTCCACACTGACCACCCTCACAGCCAAGCATGGAGGGTTACGTCAGCTCCACTGCATGGGAGAACAAGCATCCCTCGGTCCCTCACGTCAGAGCcacatattatatatgaattacACCTGGGAAATGCTTATCATATGTTTCTCTCTGTTGTTTATGGTTACAAAACACATGCTCaacaaaatttaattatgtaatcTTCATGAGGAAGGGCAGCCTGCTAAACCTGATGTGTGGCTGACAACCTTGCACAAAGACATTTAGCCCAGCTGCAGGGCAAATGGAAGGAGGCTGGGGGAGTGGCTGGCTCCTTTCCTTACCTTACTGAGATCTGCTTTAACATCATTGCCGTGTGTATGCAATTAAACCTGGTGTGAATCCACGTCCCCCTAACTAGCAGTGTGCCTTCTGTGTCCCACCTTCTTGCTTTGGATATTTCGATGGTGCCTCCTGTCATGGATCTGTTCAGGTGGCTTCTCTCAACTCCCTGGGGATCTACCGCCTGCTCTCACCTTGGCCAGCCTCCCCAGGGCCATCTTGTGGCCAAGTTGGCTACCCTTGCAGCTGCTCAGGTGGAATCCTGGAACCACACTGACTCCCCTCTTTCCCTTAACACCCACATCCAACTCATCAAGGAATCATGCTGGATCTTCCTTCAAAACATGCCCAGAAGCCACCTGCTTCTCGCTGCTCTGTGGCTTCCACCCTTCTTCCAGTCTTCATTCTGTTGCTTAGGGATTTCTCAGGTAGTAACCCTGCTTCCACCCTCCCCTGCCCATATCGAATCATTCCTAGCATAGCAGCTGGAATAATCCTTTAGGGGTAAGTCAGGTCTTGTCAGTGCCACCCCCTATAAGCCTTCCATGACTCCCCAGTCCCTCAAGGGGAAATCCTCAGGAACTTCTGTATCTTCATGTGCCTCTACTCTCCCCAGTCCAGCCACACAGTGGCCCCACCACAGCGATCAAAGGGGCTAGCACAGCTTCCCTGGTACCCTCCCACCTTGGCTCCAGTGCTCCCTTTCCCAGCCAGGGCACAGAAGACCACAGTCTCCACCACTCCACATTCCTGGAAGTTTACTTCCCAACTAGCATGTTCCAGAGATCACCTCCATTGCCTTGGCATGAGCATGGCCTCCACTTCCCAGGGGTAATGGAGGCTCTAGGGAGGCAAGATTGTGACTTATTTTGTTCACGGTCACATCTTTAGCCCTTAGAACAGTACTTGGTTCATGACAGGCACACAAGAAATATTTCTGGGATATTAAATGAAAGGGTGGTGTGGTGGTGCAGAGTACACCAGATGGCTGTCAAGAGCTGGTGGTGCCATACCTGGCATACAGCAGCACCAAGGGTCACTCTGCGAGGTCAGCACTCACCTTCTAGGAGCTTGTAGGACACGCTGATGTTGGGGCAGAGGAACTGCATGGGCAGCAGACGGAATTGGTGGAAGGTGCCGGGAGGCCTGTTCTCTCGAATGCGGAAGGAGACACCAGTCTCAGGGAAGCAGAGCTCCCGGGGTTTGAGGGAACCACAAGCTGGGAAGGAGGTGTTAATGAAGGAGAAGTACACACGGGCACAGCCTGGCCACTGGCACTCGCCCTCACGCAGGGATGCAGATGACAGGAAGACCTGGACGTAGATGGTGAGCACAGGGAAGCCGCCATCTGTAGACAGAGAAGTCAGGCCTGGTGGGGCATCACCATaccagcaggggagggggcaggagctcCAGGGCTGGTGGAAAGTCCAGTCCTCACCCTTGTCCACAGGGCTCCACTGGGCTCTCTATGCTGCCTGGCCACCTCCTGCCTGCCCTGAGCTGCCCTAGACCAGATGCCTGTCTCTGCTCATGGTCCCATggttctgctccctctgcctagggTGCCTCACAGGCCTGCCTCTCTTGTCATTCAGGTTCAGCTC is a window encoding:
- the RET gene encoding proto-oncogene tyrosine-protein kinase receptor Ret isoform X2, with the protein product MATATATATARAAGLRLLLLLPLLGQAPLGLYFSRDAYWEKLYVDQPSGMPLLYVHALRDIPEEVPSFRLGQHLYGIAYRARLHENDWIRIEEDTGLLYLNRSLDHSTWEKLSIRNGGFPVLTIYVQVFLSSASLREGECQWPGCARVYFSFINTSFPACGSLKPRELCFPETGVSFRIRENRPPGTFHQFRLLPMQFLCPNISVSYKLLEGENLPFRCAPDSLEGTVVATIHVFDADVVPASGELLRRYTSTLFPGDAWALQTFRVEHSPNETLVQANGSFVRATVHDYRLVLNRSLPISESRSLQLAVLVNDSDFQGPGEGILLLHFNVTVLPVSLHLPSAYTFTVSRRARRFAQIGKVCVENCQEFSGIHVQYKLQLSSTNCSVLGVVTSAEDTTGTLYVNDTEALQRLDCSQLQYTVVAADRPTRRQTQAPLVVTVEGTYVAEEPGCPLSCAVSKRRPECEECGGLGSLTGKCEWRQGDGKGITRNFSTCSPNVKTCPDGHCDAVESRNVNICPQDCLRGGSIIGGHEPGDRWGIKAGFGICNCFPEEKKCFCEPEDSQDPLCDELCRTVIAAAVLFSFIVSMLLSTFCIHRYHKNAHKPPIASAEMTFRRPAQAFPVSYSSSGARRPSLDSMENQVSVDAFKIPEDPKWEFPRKNLVLGKTLGEGEFGKVVKATAFRLKGKAGYTTVAVKMLKENASPSELRDLLSEFNLLKQVNHPHVIKLYGACSQDGPLFLIVEYAKYGSLRGFLRESRKAGPGYVGSGGSRSSSYLDNPEERALTMGDLISFAWQISRGMRYLAEMKLVHRDLAARNVLVAEGRKMKISDFGLSRDVYEEDSYVKRSKGRIPVKWMAIESLFDHIYTTQSDVWSFGVLLWEIVTLGGNPYPGIPPERLFNLLKTGYRMERPDNCSEEMYGLMLQCWKQEPDKRPVFADISKDLEKMMVKNRDYLDLAASTPSDSLLYDDGLSEEETPLVDCNNAPLPRTLPSTWIENKLYGMSDPNWPEESPVPLTRADGTNSVCPRYANDSVYANWMVSPSAAQLMDAFDS
- the RET gene encoding proto-oncogene tyrosine-protein kinase receptor Ret isoform X1, which codes for MATATATATARAAGLRLLLLLPLLGQAPLGLYFSRDAYWEKLYVDQPSGMPLLYVHALRDIPEEVPSFRLGQHLYGIAYRARLHENDWIRIEEDTGLLYLNRSLDHSTWEKLSIRNGGFPVLTIYVQVFLSSASLREGECQWPGCARVYFSFINTSFPACGSLKPRELCFPETGVSFRIRENRPPGTFHQFRLLPMQFLCPNISVSYKLLEGENLPFRCAPDSLEVSTRWALDRELREKYELVAACTVRVGARKEEVVMVPFPVTVYDEDDSAPTFLGGFDTASAVVEFKRKEGTVVATIHVFDADVVPASGELLRRYTSTLFPGDAWALQTFRVEHSPNETLVQANGSFVRATVHDYRLVLNRSLPISESRSLQLAVLVNDSDFQGPGEGILLLHFNVTVLPVSLHLPSAYTFTVSRRARRFAQIGKVCVENCQEFSGIHVQYKLQLSSTNCSVLGVVTSAEDTTGTLYVNDTEALQRLDCSQLQYTVVAADRPTRRQTQAPLVVTVEGTYVAEEPGCPLSCAVSKRRPECEECGGLGSLTGKCEWRQGDGKGITRNFSTCSPNVKTCPDGHCDAVESRNVNICPQDCLRGGSIIGGHEPGDRWGIKAGFGICNCFPEEKKCFCEPEDSQDPLCDELCRTVIAAAVLFSFIVSMLLSTFCIHRYHKNAHKPPIASAEMTFRRPAQAFPVSYSSSGARRPSLDSMENQVSVDAFKIPEDPKWEFPRKNLVLGKTLGEGEFGKVVKATAFRLKGKAGYTTVAVKMLKENASPSELRDLLSEFNLLKQVNHPHVIKLYGACSQDGPLFLIVEYAKYGSLRGFLRESRKAGPGYVGSGGSRSSSYLDNPEERALTMGDLISFAWQISRGMRYLAEMKLVHRDLAARNVLVAEGRKMKISDFGLSRDVYEEDSYVKRSKGRIPVKWMAIESLFDHIYTTQSDVWSFGVLLWEIVTLGGNPYPGIPPERLFNLLKTGYRMERPDNCSEEMYGLMLQCWKQEPDKRPVFADISKDLEKMMVKNRDYLDLAASTPSDSLLYDDGLSEEETPLVDCNNAPLPRTLPSTWIENKLYGMSDPNWPEESPVPLTRADGTNSVCPRYANDSVYANWMVSPSAAQLMDAFDS